Proteins encoded by one window of Roseibium sp. Sym1:
- a CDS encoding substrate-binding domain-containing protein, whose protein sequence is MRNKLLLLGTAVVMALQVGSGVAADKKTLAIVVKGLDNPFFEQINLGCKKWMSENADSEYECLYTGPASSADEAGEVQIVDDLLTRGVAAIAISPSNAPAMANRIRQIAPSVPVMTVDADFLAEDRDLRKTYLGTDNYLMGVKMAEEAAALKPAGGTVCLQLGNVAADNINARAQGFRDTAAGEKGIDRLTGQNGWTEIEGCPVFTNDQADLANQQMADTFVANPDLDAFILIGGWAQFAPQAYTQVTDQVMDKLQSKDLIIIAGDTLPPQTKAFRDGRSHAQVGQRPFEMGYKAPDVMIKLINGEAVDDPLFTGLDVCNQEDPGFCADN, encoded by the coding sequence ATGAGGAATAAATTATTGTTGCTGGGCACCGCCGTGGTGATGGCACTGCAGGTCGGTTCCGGCGTGGCGGCCGACAAGAAGACCCTGGCCATCGTGGTCAAGGGGCTCGACAACCCGTTCTTCGAGCAGATCAATCTGGGCTGCAAGAAATGGATGTCGGAAAACGCGGACAGCGAATACGAGTGCCTCTACACGGGCCCCGCGTCTTCCGCCGACGAAGCCGGTGAAGTCCAGATCGTGGATGACCTTCTGACCCGCGGCGTGGCGGCAATCGCCATTTCGCCATCCAACGCCCCGGCCATGGCAAACCGCATTCGGCAGATCGCACCGAGCGTGCCCGTCATGACGGTCGACGCCGACTTCCTCGCGGAAGACCGCGACCTGCGCAAGACCTATCTGGGCACCGACAACTATCTCATGGGCGTCAAGATGGCTGAAGAAGCCGCCGCGCTGAAACCGGCGGGCGGCACGGTCTGCCTGCAGCTGGGCAACGTGGCCGCTGACAACATCAACGCACGCGCCCAGGGTTTCCGCGACACCGCGGCAGGTGAAAAGGGCATTGACCGCCTGACCGGCCAGAACGGCTGGACGGAAATCGAGGGTTGCCCGGTCTTTACCAATGACCAGGCGGACCTCGCCAACCAGCAGATGGCGGACACATTCGTCGCCAACCCGGATCTGGATGCCTTCATCCTGATCGGCGGCTGGGCCCAGTTCGCGCCGCAGGCCTACACCCAGGTCACCGACCAGGTGATGGACAAGCTCCAGTCCAAGGACCTGATCATCATCGCCGGCGACACGCTGCCGCCGCAGACCAAGGCCTTCCGGGACGGCAGGAGCCATGCCCAGGTCGGTCAGCGCCCGTTCGAGATGGGCTACAAGGCACCGGACGTGATGATCAAGCTCATCAACGGCGAAGCCGTCGATGATCCGCTGTTCACGGGTCTGGATGTCTGCAACCAGGAAGATCCGGGCTTCTGCGCCGACAACTGA
- a CDS encoding SMP-30/gluconolactonase/LRE family protein, whose amino-acid sequence MTQISSIYQIDDPRFRNLVQKNARLHQIATGFEWTEGPVWFADHQHLFFSDIPANRMMRLTLDGQVSLFRYPSDYSNGNTRDRQGRLVTCQHGTRSVTRTEPDGTLTVLADRHDGGRLNSPNDVVVQSNGAVWFTDPTYGILSDYEGYQADPEQKTHNVFRIDPQTGDVEAMITDFVQPNGLAFSPDEKILYVAESGSSHDAGVPSVIRAFGLDENGRIQSDEPFATIDRGLPDGMRVDTAGHVWSSAADGIHCFHPDGTRLGKILVPEVVANLCFGGTRGNRLFITATTSIYMIAVNAKSAV is encoded by the coding sequence ATGACCCAGATTTCCTCAATTTACCAGATCGACGATCCGAGGTTCCGGAACCTGGTCCAGAAAAACGCACGTCTGCACCAGATCGCCACCGGCTTTGAATGGACAGAGGGACCGGTCTGGTTCGCCGACCATCAGCACCTGTTCTTTTCCGACATACCGGCCAACCGGATGATGCGCCTGACGCTCGACGGACAGGTCAGCCTGTTTCGCTATCCCTCCGACTACAGCAACGGCAACACCCGGGACCGGCAGGGACGGCTGGTGACCTGCCAGCACGGCACCCGTTCAGTGACCCGGACCGAACCGGACGGCACGCTGACGGTGCTGGCCGACCGGCACGACGGCGGGCGCCTCAATTCTCCCAACGATGTCGTGGTGCAATCGAACGGCGCGGTCTGGTTCACGGACCCGACCTACGGGATTCTCAGCGACTACGAGGGCTATCAGGCCGATCCCGAGCAGAAAACACACAATGTCTTCCGCATCGACCCGCAAACAGGTGACGTCGAGGCCATGATCACGGATTTTGTCCAGCCCAACGGACTTGCCTTTTCGCCGGACGAGAAGATCCTCTATGTGGCGGAGTCCGGTTCCAGCCACGATGCCGGCGTTCCGTCCGTCATTCGCGCTTTCGGGCTGGACGAGAACGGCCGGATACAGTCGGACGAACCCTTCGCGACAATAGACAGGGGATTGCCGGACGGCATGCGCGTCGATACGGCCGGGCACGTGTGGAGCTCGGCGGCGGACGGTATCCATTGCTTTCATCCCGACGGCACGCGGCTTGGCAAGATCCTGGTACCGGAAGTCGTCGCGAACCTCTGCTTTGGCGGCACGCGGGGAAACCGCCTGTTCATCACCGCAACCACGTCGATCTACATGATTGCCGTGAATGCAAAATCCGCGGTTTGA
- a CDS encoding zinc-binding alcohol dehydrogenase family protein yields MKALVCTEPGRLEYREVGAPERKPEHVLVRPRRVGICGTDYHIYEGAHPFLQYPRVMGHELAVEILEVPANSGFATGEICAVNPYISCDDCHACRAGKPNCCMNISVLGVHSDGGMAERMSLPAKNILKAPGLTVDACACVEFLAIGAHAVRRAGIGANAKVLVVGAGPIGLGAALFARIAGGNPVLLDLDRDRALSASAIAGTDYLRCTDGESPLDAMRALTNGDGFDIVLDATGNAKAIEGSFDFVAHGGHLVLISVVNSRVSFSDPDFHRREMTLSGSRNATSEDFEHVIRSIRQGLVPVGELITHRTCLAEAATNLPHWAKAKEGLIKAVIELD; encoded by the coding sequence TTGAAGGCACTTGTCTGCACTGAGCCCGGAAGACTTGAATACCGAGAGGTCGGGGCGCCCGAGCGCAAGCCGGAACATGTTCTTGTGCGCCCGCGCCGCGTCGGCATTTGCGGAACGGACTATCACATCTACGAAGGCGCGCACCCGTTCCTTCAATATCCGCGCGTCATGGGCCACGAACTCGCGGTCGAGATCCTGGAGGTCCCGGCGAACAGCGGGTTCGCTACCGGGGAAATCTGTGCGGTCAATCCGTACATCTCGTGCGATGACTGCCACGCCTGCCGAGCCGGAAAACCGAACTGCTGCATGAACATCTCGGTCCTTGGCGTTCACAGCGACGGCGGCATGGCGGAGCGCATGTCTCTTCCGGCAAAAAACATCCTCAAGGCCCCCGGCCTGACGGTGGATGCGTGCGCCTGTGTCGAGTTCCTGGCGATCGGTGCACATGCGGTCAGGAGAGCCGGAATAGGCGCAAACGCAAAAGTGCTGGTGGTCGGAGCGGGGCCGATCGGCCTTGGAGCCGCGCTGTTCGCACGGATCGCCGGCGGCAATCCTGTGCTTCTGGACCTCGACAGGGACCGGGCACTCTCGGCCAGCGCGATTGCCGGCACGGATTATCTGCGCTGCACTGACGGGGAAAGCCCGCTCGACGCAATGCGTGCGCTCACAAACGGAGACGGCTTCGACATCGTTCTGGACGCAACGGGAAACGCCAAGGCCATCGAAGGAAGCTTCGATTTCGTCGCCCATGGCGGGCATCTTGTCCTGATCAGCGTCGTCAATTCCAGGGTGTCGTTTTCAGACCCTGATTTTCATCGCAGGGAGATGACATTGTCGGGCAGCAGGAACGCGACCTCGGAGGATTTCGAGCATGTCATCCGGAGTATTAGGCAAGGTCTGGTGCCCGTCGGAGAACTCATCACCCACCGAACGTGTCTCGCGGAAGCCGCCACCAATCTTCCCCATTGGGCGAAGGCCAAGGAGGGCCTGATCAAGGCGGTCATCGAACTGGACTGA
- a CDS encoding sugar-binding protein: protein MNIRKTLCVAAVAALTSSAAFAQDKPELAFVVNAASDFWKLAEAGVNAAQAELPDYDLQFRYPAQGTAALQNALMDDLVAAGTDAIMISSVDPKTSIDAFNRIASQVPLFTTDSDAPESNRIAYLGSSNTLAGNQAGEIAVKALPNGAKCMGFVGFLGADNAKERIAGFKEVAGPKGIELVDVRGDDVDFAKARSNVDDVLAANPDIDCMVGFYSYNPPKIYEALRAAGKLGEITVIAFDEDPITLGAIREGSFAGTVVQDPYQWGYQGMHLMADFLEGDKSGIPENGLIIVPTKIIDASNVDPFEKELKERIGG from the coding sequence TTGAACATACGGAAAACCCTTTGCGTGGCCGCTGTTGCCGCGCTCACCTCTTCCGCTGCCTTCGCCCAGGACAAGCCCGAGCTGGCCTTTGTCGTGAACGCGGCCTCGGATTTCTGGAAACTTGCGGAAGCAGGCGTCAATGCGGCTCAGGCCGAGCTGCCGGACTATGACCTGCAGTTCCGGTATCCGGCCCAAGGCACCGCAGCGCTTCAAAATGCGCTGATGGACGACCTCGTCGCGGCCGGTACGGACGCCATCATGATCTCGTCCGTGGATCCGAAGACATCGATTGACGCATTCAACCGCATCGCGAGCCAGGTGCCGTTGTTCACCACCGACAGCGATGCGCCGGAAAGCAACCGCATTGCCTATCTCGGATCCTCGAACACCCTTGCCGGAAACCAGGCCGGTGAGATTGCCGTCAAGGCTCTGCCGAACGGCGCGAAATGCATGGGCTTTGTCGGTTTCCTCGGGGCGGACAATGCCAAGGAACGCATCGCCGGGTTCAAGGAGGTCGCGGGTCCGAAGGGTATCGAGCTGGTCGATGTCCGCGGTGACGATGTCGATTTCGCCAAGGCGAGATCGAATGTCGACGACGTCCTCGCCGCGAACCCGGACATCGACTGCATGGTCGGCTTCTATTCCTACAACCCGCCCAAGATCTACGAAGCGCTTCGGGCGGCCGGCAAGCTGGGTGAGATCACAGTGATCGCCTTCGACGAAGACCCGATCACCCTCGGCGCGATCCGCGAAGGCAGCTTCGCCGGAACCGTTGTCCAGGATCCCTATCAATGGGGATACCAGGGCATGCACCTGATGGCCGATTTCCTGGAAGGCGACAAGTCCGGCATACCCGAGAACGGCTTGATCATCGTTCCCACGAAAATCATCGATGCGTCGAACGTGGATCCTTTCGAAAAGGAACTCAAGGAGCGCATCGGAGGCTGA
- a CDS encoding sugar ABC transporter ATP-binding protein, with amino-acid sequence MHSGKQRISLELLGVTKVYPGVVALEDVHLQISGGEIVGLIGENGAGKSTLMKVLGGMVPPDGGTIHIDGEEVEDLTPAGAADLGIAFVHQELNPFSNLDVSANVLLGREITTGPLRLLDRKAMSEKVAPILKMLGTRFGPDDPVADLSLADQQLLEIARALSMNARLVILDEPTSSLTLSETERLLEVMGQLRDRGVAILFISHRLSEVEDIADRVICLRDGKNAGELIRSEIHRDEMVRLMIGRDLRQFYEKTDHGVGAPVLELRGVRTAAFPDVEVDLELHAGEILGLAGLVGAGRTDLALTVFGIDPALGGTIHLNGEVLAPNSVKASIDAGISLVPEDRKEQGLLLDFTISENISLPCLDRLSRHGFVDRIRESELAEHSRSSLTIKTTSLSRAAAELSGGNQQKVVLAKWLAMNPKVIIFDEPTRGIDVGAKAEVYHLMQELADAGVAILMISSDMEEVIGVSGRVAVMHGGRITGILKSDELTEESILRLAVG; translated from the coding sequence GTGCATTCCGGAAAACAAAGGATTTCCCTCGAGCTTCTGGGCGTTACCAAGGTTTATCCTGGTGTGGTCGCCCTTGAAGACGTTCACCTGCAGATTTCAGGCGGCGAAATCGTCGGCCTGATCGGCGAGAACGGCGCGGGAAAGTCCACGCTCATGAAGGTTCTGGGCGGCATGGTGCCACCCGATGGCGGAACCATCCATATCGATGGAGAAGAGGTGGAGGACCTCACGCCCGCCGGCGCGGCCGATCTCGGCATCGCCTTTGTCCACCAGGAACTGAACCCGTTCTCCAATCTCGACGTCAGCGCGAACGTGCTTCTCGGCCGTGAGATCACGACAGGGCCGCTGCGTCTTCTGGACCGGAAGGCGATGTCCGAGAAGGTTGCCCCGATCCTGAAGATGCTCGGCACGCGCTTCGGCCCCGACGACCCGGTCGCGGACCTGTCTCTGGCCGACCAGCAACTCCTGGAAATCGCCCGCGCACTGTCCATGAATGCCCGCCTCGTCATCCTCGACGAGCCGACCTCGAGCCTCACGCTTTCGGAAACCGAACGGTTGCTGGAAGTCATGGGCCAATTACGCGACCGCGGCGTCGCGATCCTGTTCATCTCCCACCGCCTGTCCGAAGTCGAGGACATCGCCGACCGGGTCATCTGCCTGCGTGACGGAAAGAATGCGGGAGAACTGATCAGGTCGGAAATCCACCGGGACGAGATGGTGCGCCTGATGATCGGACGCGACCTGCGGCAATTCTACGAAAAGACCGACCACGGCGTCGGCGCTCCCGTCCTGGAGCTGCGCGGCGTCAGAACGGCCGCCTTTCCGGATGTCGAAGTCGATCTCGAGCTTCATGCCGGAGAGATCCTGGGACTGGCGGGGCTGGTCGGCGCCGGACGGACCGACCTGGCACTGACGGTTTTCGGAATCGACCCGGCGCTCGGAGGCACGATCCACCTGAACGGAGAAGTGCTGGCGCCCAATAGCGTGAAGGCATCGATTGACGCCGGCATTTCGCTTGTTCCGGAAGACCGCAAGGAACAGGGGCTTCTGCTCGACTTCACGATTTCCGAGAACATCTCCCTGCCCTGTCTCGACCGGCTGTCCCGCCACGGCTTCGTGGACCGGATACGGGAAAGCGAACTCGCCGAACATTCCAGGTCGAGCCTCACGATCAAGACGACGTCGCTGTCGCGCGCCGCCGCCGAACTGTCGGGCGGCAACCAGCAGAAGGTTGTTCTGGCCAAATGGCTGGCCATGAACCCGAAGGTCATCATTTTCGACGAGCCGACGCGGGGGATCGATGTCGGCGCCAAGGCGGAGGTCTACCACCTCATGCAGGAGCTCGCCGATGCCGGGGTCGCGATCCTGATGATCTCCAGTGACATGGAAGAGGTCATCGGCGTTTCCGGGCGGGTAGCCGTCATGCATGGCGGCAGGATCACGGGGATTTTGAAATCCGACGAACTGACGGAGGAAAGCATCCTCCGGCTGGCCGTCGGCTAG
- a CDS encoding ABC transporter permease has protein sequence MTTLEQVIGHSQHHTPLSRVLGSQVFWVLVAAVLACVALTLMTDSFATQRNLFNVTRNFAFVGLIAIGMTTVIASGGIDLSVGSTVVLAAMVISVLMAADNPFWISALAALAAALAVGLVNGLLIAYLGMPAFVVTLGMLSAARSLAMVLSNNKMIWEFGPDHDLLLWVGGGSTLGLPHPIYVLGFLAAFMSIAYRWTRWGQYVFAIGGNEQAAVLTGIPVKRIKVSIYMFSALTAGVAGILMAGWLGSVTTNLGQGMELTVIAAAVIGGANLAGGQGTALGAVIGALLIEVIRNSLILLGISTFWQGMFIGSFIILAVAFDRIRNLRTAD, from the coding sequence ATGACAACCCTTGAACAGGTTATCGGACACAGCCAGCACCATACACCGCTATCCAGGGTGCTCGGTTCGCAGGTGTTCTGGGTCCTGGTCGCGGCCGTGCTGGCCTGCGTCGCCCTGACGCTCATGACGGATTCCTTCGCCACCCAGCGCAATCTCTTCAATGTCACGCGCAACTTCGCATTCGTCGGCCTGATCGCGATCGGCATGACCACGGTCATCGCCTCGGGCGGCATCGACCTTTCCGTCGGCTCGACCGTGGTCCTTGCGGCCATGGTCATCAGCGTTCTGATGGCGGCCGACAACCCGTTCTGGATTTCCGCTCTCGCGGCCCTTGCCGCCGCGCTTGCGGTCGGGCTGGTCAACGGACTGCTGATCGCCTATCTCGGCATGCCGGCCTTTGTTGTCACGCTCGGGATGCTGTCCGCGGCAAGGTCCCTGGCAATGGTCCTGTCCAACAACAAGATGATCTGGGAGTTCGGGCCGGACCACGATCTGCTGTTGTGGGTCGGCGGCGGGTCGACCCTCGGGCTGCCGCATCCCATCTACGTGCTGGGGTTCCTGGCCGCCTTCATGAGCATCGCCTACAGGTGGACGCGGTGGGGCCAGTATGTTTTCGCCATCGGCGGCAACGAACAGGCAGCGGTTCTGACCGGCATACCCGTCAAGCGAATCAAGGTGTCGATTTACATGTTCTCGGCCCTGACCGCCGGGGTGGCCGGTATCCTGATGGCGGGTTGGCTCGGCAGCGTGACGACGAATCTCGGGCAGGGAATGGAACTGACCGTCATCGCCGCCGCGGTCATCGGGGGAGCCAACCTGGCCGGCGGGCAGGGGACCGCCCTTGGAGCGGTGATTGGAGCTCTCCTGATCGAGGTCATCCGCAACTCCCTCATCCTATTGGGGATTTCCACCTTCTGGCAGGGCATGTTCATCGGTTCCTTCATCATCCTCGCGGTGGCGTTCGACCGGATCAGGAACTTGCGCACGGCTGATTGA
- a CDS encoding LacI family DNA-binding transcriptional regulator: MTKKRRLSTNRRPTMMDVAAMAGVSQATVSLVLNGSPGAKLSDATRKKVQDVARELGYKLVRRGAKSAPEDRSNIVFIADEITTDPWMALAFEGVRDKAFEFGIHVSLAVSHGDVETEQMIINQMSRLPLLGIVYGTILTRRVDMPSAFDDQRVVLLNCYNTDRSLPSVVPGDVIGGRMATEHLIKAGYSRIGLINGQQGVDASRDRLKGYRQALSSNDIPFDSTLVRPGNWEPLSGYEHTHALMDLAVPPDAIFCANDLMALGCYDALKERGLRVPEDIAIIGFDNREISKNMHPPLSTLVLPHYEMGEIALELLLDSANGVQAGPAQIKVECPLVERNSVARVAARMQAAEV; this comes from the coding sequence ATGACGAAGAAGCGCCGGCTCAGCACGAACAGACGTCCCACCATGATGGACGTGGCGGCGATGGCCGGTGTTTCCCAGGCAACCGTGTCGCTGGTGCTGAACGGAAGTCCGGGTGCGAAGCTCAGCGATGCGACCCGCAAGAAGGTTCAGGATGTTGCCAGGGAGCTTGGCTACAAGCTGGTGCGCCGGGGCGCCAAGTCCGCGCCGGAGGACCGCTCCAACATCGTCTTCATCGCGGACGAGATCACGACCGACCCCTGGATGGCTCTTGCCTTCGAAGGGGTTCGCGACAAGGCCTTCGAGTTCGGCATACATGTCAGCCTTGCGGTCAGCCACGGCGATGTCGAAACCGAGCAGATGATCATCAACCAGATGAGCCGCCTGCCGTTGCTCGGGATTGTCTACGGCACCATCCTGACGCGGCGCGTTGACATGCCGTCCGCCTTTGACGACCAGCGTGTCGTCTTGCTGAACTGCTACAATACCGACCGGTCCCTGCCTTCGGTCGTGCCGGGTGATGTGATCGGCGGACGGATGGCAACCGAACACCTCATCAAGGCGGGCTACAGCCGGATCGGACTCATCAACGGCCAGCAGGGCGTGGATGCGTCCCGTGACCGGCTCAAGGGCTACCGGCAGGCCCTTTCCAGCAACGACATTCCCTTCGACAGCACGCTGGTCAGGCCGGGCAACTGGGAACCGCTCTCCGGCTACGAGCACACCCATGCCCTGATGGACCTGGCCGTGCCGCCCGACGCCATCTTCTGCGCCAACGATCTCATGGCGCTCGGGTGCTACGACGCCCTGAAGGAACGGGGCCTGCGTGTGCCCGAGGACATCGCCATCATCGGCTTTGACAACCGGGAAATTTCCAAGAACATGCACCCGCCCCTGTCGACGCTGGTGCTGCCTCACTACGAGATGGGGGAAATCGCGCTCGAACTGCTGCTGGACAGCGCCAACGGCGTTCAGGCGGGACCGGCCCAGATCAAGGTCGAGTGTCCGCTGGTCGAGCGCAACTCGGTCGCACGGGTCGCCGCGCGGATGCAGGCCGCGGAGGTCTAG
- a CDS encoding NAD-dependent epimerase/dehydratase family protein, whose protein sequence is MRLLVTGSTGKVGQNFLPAFLASDTFRTWSVVALCNNRVIDENDRVRVVKGSINDPETVRDALTGVTHVLHMAAVKESPDLAIDVSVKGMFLLLEHFRQLEGAKQFILVGGDCSVGHMFQPYQGPVTEQSARKAYPGCYALTKVLEEVMLEQYQHQYDLNGCVLRAPWIMEKDDFKYALSFGPDQFGGPPWPELVSGEALRTYAGADHVPLLLDRDGKPLRRNFVHVSDLVSAILAALDNPAARQQLFNISMNEPVDYGKAARHLAETRSYRIAEIPTDFHSNWLVNAKARQTLDWEPSTDLEALVEGAWNYRRDAKDPRKIWYPG, encoded by the coding sequence ATGAGGCTTCTGGTCACAGGATCCACAGGCAAGGTGGGACAGAATTTTCTGCCTGCATTTCTCGCTTCGGACACCTTCCGGACCTGGAGCGTCGTGGCGCTTTGCAACAACCGCGTGATCGATGAAAACGACCGGGTCCGCGTCGTGAAGGGATCGATCAACGATCCCGAAACCGTCCGGGACGCTCTGACCGGGGTCACGCATGTGCTGCACATGGCGGCGGTGAAGGAATCTCCCGATCTTGCGATCGATGTTTCGGTGAAGGGCATGTTCCTGCTGCTGGAACATTTCCGGCAGCTCGAAGGCGCAAAGCAGTTCATCCTGGTTGGCGGCGACTGCTCGGTCGGGCACATGTTCCAGCCCTACCAGGGTCCCGTCACCGAACAGTCGGCCCGCAAGGCCTACCCGGGATGCTACGCGCTGACGAAGGTCCTCGAAGAGGTGATGCTCGAGCAGTACCAGCACCAATACGACCTGAACGGCTGCGTGCTGCGGGCGCCCTGGATCATGGAAAAGGACGACTTCAAATATGCGCTGTCCTTCGGGCCGGACCAGTTCGGCGGCCCGCCCTGGCCCGAACTCGTCTCTGGGGAGGCGCTGCGGACTTACGCCGGCGCGGACCATGTCCCCCTGCTGCTGGACCGTGACGGCAAGCCCTTGCGCCGGAATTTCGTTCACGTGAGCGATCTCGTCTCGGCAATCCTGGCCGCCCTCGACAATCCCGCCGCCAGGCAGCAGCTGTTCAACATCTCCATGAACGAGCCCGTCGATTACGGAAAGGCGGCCCGGCACCTCGCCGAAACGCGATCCTACCGGATCGCGGAAATACCGACGGATTTTCACAGCAACTGGCTGGTCAACGCCAAGGCGCGCCAGACACTGGACTGGGAACCGTCAACGGATCTCGAGGCTCTTGTCGAAGGAGCCTGGAACTACAGAAGGGACGCAAAAGATCCCCGCAAAATCTGGTACCCGGGGTAA
- a CDS encoding ATP-binding cassette domain-containing protein → MSRLRLSGISKNFGAIQALNEVSLEIAPGEVLGLMGDNGAGKSTLVKIVGGNFRPSHGSITIDDVTVDFHRPRDAQREGIEVVYQDLALCDNLSAASNVFLGREPRRKWGGIPLIDYASMHKRSGELFAILKSETRPRDLVRKMSGGQRQAVAIARTLLSNAKIVMMDEPTAAISVRQVAEVLDLIKRLSGQGISVVLISHRMPDVFAVCDRVAVLRRGTLVACKPAAESSPEEVTGLITGAIETA, encoded by the coding sequence ATGTCGAGGCTAAGGCTGTCGGGGATCTCGAAAAACTTCGGGGCCATCCAGGCTCTGAACGAGGTTTCCCTTGAAATCGCACCCGGTGAGGTTCTGGGACTGATGGGGGACAACGGCGCGGGCAAATCCACTCTGGTGAAGATAGTCGGCGGCAACTTCAGGCCCAGCCATGGCAGCATTACCATCGACGATGTGACGGTGGATTTTCACAGGCCGCGCGACGCGCAGAGGGAAGGGATCGAAGTGGTCTACCAGGACCTGGCCCTTTGCGACAACCTGTCGGCGGCGTCCAACGTCTTTCTCGGGCGCGAGCCACGCCGAAAGTGGGGCGGCATTCCGCTGATCGACTATGCCTCCATGCACAAACGTTCGGGTGAACTCTTTGCCATCCTGAAGTCCGAGACCCGGCCCCGGGACCTGGTCCGCAAGATGTCCGGAGGGCAAAGGCAGGCGGTCGCGATCGCCCGCACGCTGCTCTCCAACGCCAAGATCGTGATGATGGACGAACCGACCGCCGCCATCTCCGTGCGCCAGGTCGCAGAGGTGCTCGACCTGATCAAGCGTCTGAGCGGCCAGGGCATCAGCGTCGTCCTGATCAGCCACCGGATGCCGGACGTGTTCGCGGTGTGCGACAGGGTCGCCGTCCTGCGGCGCGGCACGCTTGTGGCCTGCAAGCCTGCGGCGGAGAGTTCCCCGGAAGAAGTGACCGGCCTGATTACCGGCGCGATTGAAACGGCCTGA